A single region of the Leptolyngbya subtilissima AS-A7 genome encodes:
- a CDS encoding cation:proton antiporter, with the protein MFLFLVEPVSETLKEPITTFVLLLAIVLITPPIFERFRLPGLIGLLLAGVLFGSSGLGWLNADADIMKLFAEIGKIYLMFVAGLEIDLALFEKTRDRSLGFGMLTFAVPMLGGIAVGLFFNFGWLAAVLIGSLLASHTLLAYPIVQRFGIVNNEAVTVTVGATIFTDIGSLLVLAICLGINQGDFSALKLATLLGSLTLYTIAVLVGLKQLGRLFFSKTGKDEGNQFLFVMLSVFLCALGAQLIGVESIIGAFLAGLAINSVIGDGPVKEKTEFLGSVLFIPMFFVAMGLLLDLEAFGDILRSIELPLIIVGMLLLTKGLASLGARMLYGYTWPETWTMWSLSIPQVAATLAAALVGYEAEIINSQVFNSVILLMLVTAILGPLVTTRAGKHLIAVDGLGENEVFDWLPAPSDIPESFTVVVPIYNPNTEQWLIELAAAVARHENGRVIPLAVALAQPQMDSPQLSRAIAHSRQRLEATQAISAALEAEIDPRLRIDYNVAQGISHLSREENANLILLGMGQRSRLNTRLFSNIQDSILWAAHCPVVVARLLDSPTTFKTILLPIENPSPANLRTLRFAQVLAKTYQAKITLLHVHGSRASELQRSRLAKQLELLVDRFPSSDSDIDIRLVAGDNAVSTIVKTASQHDVVMLRLQRRRVGNGLSVGSQTTSLVDQLTGSVILVGEPHPLRSDRPTRSDRATFRLNSKLLTSS; encoded by the coding sequence ATGTTTCTCTTCCTAGTAGAACCCGTCTCAGAAACGTTAAAAGAACCAATTACAACGTTTGTGTTGTTACTGGCGATTGTGCTGATCACACCGCCCATTTTTGAACGGTTCAGGCTACCTGGATTAATCGGACTATTGCTAGCTGGGGTGTTATTTGGCAGCAGCGGCTTGGGGTGGCTAAATGCTGACGCCGACATCATGAAACTGTTTGCAGAAATCGGCAAAATTTATTTGATGTTTGTGGCTGGTCTTGAAATTGACCTAGCCCTATTTGAAAAAACGCGCGATCGCTCCCTCGGCTTTGGGATGCTAACCTTTGCTGTCCCGATGCTGGGCGGGATTGCGGTTGGTTTATTCTTTAACTTTGGCTGGTTGGCGGCGGTGTTAATTGGTTCGCTGTTGGCCTCTCACACGCTGCTGGCTTACCCCATTGTGCAGCGGTTTGGCATTGTGAATAATGAAGCAGTGACCGTCACCGTTGGAGCGACAATCTTTACAGACATTGGGTCGCTGCTGGTGCTGGCCATCTGTCTGGGTATCAATCAGGGAGACTTTTCAGCGCTTAAGCTAGCCACGCTGTTGGGGTCACTAACTCTATACACGATCGCAGTCTTAGTGGGTCTCAAACAGCTCGGCAGGCTGTTCTTTAGCAAAACGGGTAAAGACGAGGGCAACCAGTTTCTGTTTGTGATGCTCTCTGTGTTTCTCTGCGCCTTGGGAGCCCAGCTAATTGGGGTAGAAAGCATTATTGGGGCTTTTCTGGCGGGGCTAGCTATCAACAGCGTCATTGGCGATGGCCCGGTTAAAGAAAAAACAGAATTTTTGGGCAGCGTTTTATTTATTCCTATGTTTTTTGTGGCCATGGGGCTGCTGCTCGATTTAGAGGCCTTTGGCGACATTCTGCGATCGATCGAACTGCCCTTGATCATCGTCGGTATGCTGTTGCTCACCAAGGGGCTGGCCTCGCTCGGTGCCCGCATGCTCTATGGCTACACCTGGCCCGAGACCTGGACTATGTGGTCGCTGTCGATTCCGCAGGTGGCCGCTACACTGGCGGCGGCACTAGTGGGCTACGAAGCAGAAATCATTAACTCACAGGTGTTCAACAGCGTCATTTTGCTGATGCTAGTGACGGCCATTTTAGGCCCGCTGGTCACCACTAGGGCCGGCAAACATCTGATCGCTGTAGACGGCCTGGGAGAAAACGAAGTGTTCGACTGGCTGCCTGCCCCCAGCGACATTCCAGAATCGTTTACGGTGGTGGTGCCGATCTACAACCCCAACACTGAGCAGTGGTTGATTGAGTTGGCGGCGGCGGTCGCTCGTCATGAAAACGGGCGGGTGATCCCCCTGGCGGTGGCCCTGGCTCAGCCCCAAATGGATTCGCCCCAATTGTCCAGGGCCATAGCCCACAGCCGCCAGCGGTTAGAGGCTACTCAGGCGATTAGCGCCGCCCTAGAAGCCGAGATCGACCCCAGGTTGAGAATTGACTACAACGTGGCCCAAGGCATCTCTCACCTCAGTCGCGAGGAAAATGCCAACCTGATTTTGCTGGGTATGGGGCAGCGATCGCGCCTAAACACCCGACTATTTAGCAACATTCAGGACAGTATTCTTTGGGCCGCCCATTGCCCAGTGGTGGTGGCCCGTCTGCTAGATTCGCCTACAACCTTTAAAACCATTTTGCTGCCCATTGAGAATCCCTCTCCTGCTAACCTTCGCACCCTGCGCTTTGCCCAGGTGCTGGCCAAAACCTACCAAGCCAAAATTACGCTGCTGCATGTGCACGGCTCGCGGGCCTCAGAACTCCAGCGCAGCCGGCTGGCCAAGCAGCTAGAGCTGCTAGTTGACCGTTTTCCCTCCTCAGATAGTGATATCGATATTCGCCTCGTAGCGGGAGACAACGCGGTGTCTACCATTGTCAAAACGGCGTCGCAGCACGATGTGGTGATGCTGCGTCTACAGCGTCGTCGAGTTGGTAATGGGCTGTCTGTGGGCTCACAGACGACGTCTCTAGTCGATCAGCTGACCGGCTCGGTCATTCTGGTGGGCGAACCCCATCCTCTGCGCAGCGATCGCCCCACCCGCTCTGATCGAGCTACCTTCAGGCTCAATTCCAAGCTTTTGACCTCGTCCTAG
- a CDS encoding DMT family transporter, whose amino-acid sequence MLKLKVLLPILTSFLFAGSFVAGKYTTVDLGPLTTSLLRYVIAMGVLGLFISGSAQPVKALTVARADWGSMVLLGLFGVVGYHYFFFSSLRYTATANTAIINAFNPVVTGVMAALFIGERLSRRQYGGIALALLGVLTLLTRGNITTLLTLKLNRGDGLMLCAVLCWVVYSLIIKQLSQRYSGLTITFYAAVAGVGQLLVLASLERWWLQLATLSLASSIAILYMGVAASGVAYLLFNLSIQQVGPTRTASVVYSLVPIFVAGLAWLFFREPLTATMVASMGLILLGVNVVLSQPRL is encoded by the coding sequence ATGCTCAAACTCAAGGTTTTGCTGCCCATTCTCACCAGCTTTTTGTTTGCGGGCAGCTTTGTGGCGGGCAAATACACTACGGTCGATCTGGGGCCGCTGACTACCTCGCTGCTGCGCTACGTCATTGCTATGGGAGTTTTGGGTCTATTTATCAGCGGCAGTGCCCAGCCGGTTAAAGCCCTCACCGTCGCCCGCGCCGACTGGGGATCGATGGTGCTATTGGGTCTATTTGGGGTGGTGGGTTATCACTATTTTTTCTTTAGCAGCCTGCGCTACACGGCTACGGCTAACACCGCCATTATCAACGCCTTCAATCCAGTGGTGACAGGGGTGATGGCGGCGCTGTTTATTGGTGAGCGGCTGAGCCGCCGCCAGTACGGCGGCATAGCGCTGGCGCTGTTGGGGGTGCTAACCCTGCTGACTCGGGGCAACATTACCACCCTGCTCACCCTAAAACTCAACCGGGGCGATGGGCTGATGCTGTGCGCCGTGCTGTGCTGGGTGGTGTATTCCTTAATCATCAAACAGCTGAGCCAGCGGTATTCGGGATTGACGATTACCTTTTATGCCGCTGTGGCCGGCGTTGGGCAACTCCTAGTACTGGCCTCGTTAGAACGCTGGTGGCTACAGCTGGCGACTCTTTCTTTGGCTTCATCGATCGCCATTCTGTACATGGGTGTGGCAGCGTCGGGTGTGGCCTATCTATTGTTTAACCTCAGCATTCAGCAGGTTGGCCCCACCCGCACCGCCAGCGTCGTCTATAGTTTGGTGCCGATCTTTGTGGCGGGGCTAGCCTGGCTGTTTTTTCGAGAGCCCCTGACGGCGACGATGGTGGCTAGCATGGGGCTAATTTTGCTGGGCGTGAATGTGGTGCTCAGTCAACCTAGACTATGA
- a CDS encoding SRPBCC domain-containing protein yields MPSFYSEVTINAPRFAVWDALVRKEEWHRWNTFLYDCDPNLPIRPGGEIFLALRRLEGEDETEFQPRIVVVQPNHCLRWIAKGPGFKSEHVFELEDVGPNRTKYIHQERLSGLLSQVFLPFIRRDEKEGIRRMARQIKRYVEHHYRRQW; encoded by the coding sequence ATGCCCAGTTTCTATAGCGAAGTTACCATTAACGCTCCCCGGTTTGCCGTTTGGGACGCCCTCGTCCGCAAAGAAGAGTGGCACCGTTGGAATACCTTTCTCTACGACTGCGATCCCAATCTGCCGATCCGCCCCGGCGGCGAAATCTTCCTCGCCCTGCGCCGCCTTGAGGGCGAAGACGAAACCGAGTTTCAGCCCCGTATCGTGGTCGTGCAGCCCAACCACTGCCTGCGGTGGATTGCTAAGGGCCCCGGCTTCAAAAGCGAGCATGTGTTTGAACTGGAGGATGTTGGCCCTAACCGCACCAAATACATCCACCAGGAACGCCTCTCTGGCCTGCTCTCCCAGGTGTTTTTGCCCTTCATTCGCCGCGACGAAAAGGAAGGCATTCGCCGCATGGCCCGGCAGATTAAGCGCTACGTGGAGCACCACTACCGGCGACAGTGGTGA
- a CDS encoding NAD-dependent malic enzyme — protein sequence MATLTPNPSYSLSLRLKIPNKTGMLARITQAIAEAGGNLGDFELISRNRRDLVRVLHVDASSEAHVEDIITAVKTVEDIEILEICDRTFKIHEGGKISVESKLELHSQDDLAMAYTPGVGRVCVEIAEHPDRVFDLTIKGNTVAIVTDGSAVLGLGNLGPAAALPVMEGKALLFKKFAGLDAFPICLDTQDTDAIVTAVKQLAPVFGGVNLEDISAPRCFEIEARLRQELDIPVFHDDQHGTAIVTLAALINALKLVNKSLTQVKVVINGAGAAGVAIAKLLQKAGATAIVLCDSKGILSLSRDDLNDQKQEFAVEASGTLADAMVGADIFLGVSAPGVVSVDMVASMAADPIVFAMANPIPEIQPELVTHKVAVMATGRSDYPNQINNVLAFPGVLRGAIDCRAQEITPSMYLEAAYAIAALVSPQQLDREHIIPSVFDERVAAAVASAVKHAARVDGVARK from the coding sequence ATGGCAACTCTTACCCCTAACCCTAGTTATAGTCTCAGTCTACGGCTCAAAATTCCCAACAAAACCGGTATGCTGGCGCGAATTACCCAGGCCATTGCCGAAGCCGGGGGCAATTTGGGCGATTTTGAGCTGATTAGCCGCAACCGCCGCGATCTGGTGCGGGTGCTGCACGTCGACGCTTCTAGCGAGGCCCATGTCGAAGACATCATTACGGCGGTCAAAACCGTTGAAGACATCGAGATTTTGGAGATCTGCGATCGCACCTTTAAAATCCACGAGGGCGGCAAGATCAGTGTGGAGAGCAAGCTAGAGCTGCACAGTCAGGATGACCTCGCTATGGCCTACACCCCTGGCGTCGGGCGAGTGTGCGTCGAAATTGCCGAGCACCCCGATCGCGTCTTTGACCTTACCATCAAGGGCAACACGGTGGCGATCGTCACTGATGGCAGCGCCGTCTTGGGTCTGGGGAATCTTGGCCCCGCCGCCGCCCTGCCCGTGATGGAGGGTAAGGCGCTGCTGTTTAAGAAATTTGCTGGGCTGGATGCCTTCCCCATCTGCCTGGATACCCAGGACACCGACGCCATCGTCACCGCCGTCAAGCAGCTGGCCCCTGTGTTTGGCGGCGTCAACCTCGAAGATATCAGCGCTCCCCGCTGTTTTGAGATCGAGGCTCGCCTGCGCCAGGAGCTAGATATTCCCGTGTTCCACGACGACCAGCACGGCACCGCCATTGTCACCCTGGCGGCGCTGATCAACGCCCTCAAGCTGGTCAACAAATCTCTCACCCAGGTCAAGGTGGTGATCAACGGCGCTGGAGCGGCGGGGGTGGCGATCGCCAAACTGCTGCAAAAGGCCGGGGCTACCGCCATCGTGCTGTGCGACTCCAAAGGCATTCTCTCGCTGAGCCGCGACGACCTAAACGACCAGAAGCAAGAATTTGCGGTGGAAGCATCGGGCACCCTGGCCGACGCCATGGTGGGAGCCGATATTTTCCTGGGCGTCAGCGCGCCGGGGGTCGTGTCGGTGGATATGGTGGCCTCCATGGCGGCAGACCCCATCGTGTTTGCCATGGCTAACCCGATCCCTGAAATTCAGCCCGAACTGGTGACCCACAAAGTGGCCGTGATGGCTACGGGCCGCAGCGACTACCCCAACCAGATCAACAACGTACTGGCTTTTCCAGGCGTGCTGCGGGGAGCGATTGACTGTCGCGCCCAGGAGATTACGCCGTCGATGTATCTAGAGGCAGCCTACGCGATCGCGGCCCTGGTGAGCCCTCAGCAGCTCGATCGCGAGCACATCATTCCCTCGGTGTTCGACGAGCGCGTGGCGGCAGCGGTCGCCTCGGCGGTCAAGCATGCGGCACGGGTGGATGGGGTAGCTAGGAAGTAA
- the groES gene encoding co-chaperone GroES, which yields MAAITLAASSVKPLADRVLIKVSASEETTAGGILLPDTAKEKPQVGEITAVGPGKTDDKGTRQSLEVKVGDKVLYSKYAGTDIKLGGDEFVLLSEKDILAVLG from the coding sequence ATGGCAGCTATCACTTTGGCGGCATCTAGCGTTAAGCCCCTAGCCGATCGAGTTTTGATTAAAGTAAGTGCGTCCGAAGAGACCACTGCTGGCGGCATTCTGCTACCTGACACCGCCAAGGAAAAGCCTCAGGTGGGCGAGATCACCGCCGTAGGCCCCGGTAAAACCGACGACAAAGGCACCCGCCAATCGCTGGAAGTCAAAGTTGGCGACAAGGTGCTCTATTCCAAGTATGCCGGCACCGACATCAAGCTGGGCGGCGACGAGTTTGTTCTGCTGTCTGAGAAAGACATCCTCGCCGTTCTCGGCTAA
- a CDS encoding SGNH/GDSL hydrolase family protein, with protein sequence MASLLPSFLNPFLTSLNPLDIFGSTVLVSGFGDDVLNGGTEDEILVGLWGNKQLFGAEGNDWLLGGLGNDALDGGLGNNQLFTGPGQDTVVLKNDGRVDTVVDFAPGSDRFLLPGGLSFGQIAIAQQGANTTLRYLNQPEPSVILLNVEATSLTAENFQAQALVPSFDGLTIFGDSLSDPGNLFGLTGFFPPFPYSEGRFANGDLWVDYLASDIGLEPAEVENFAVGGATTGRDNGLDPLITSLTGTETNLPGLLDEIDSYLGGIGEGAADPDSLYVVWAGANDLFNLPSDPNAIPAFLANSLQNIATAIGSLAARGADTFLVPNLPNLGLTPRALGDGTSAQATALSQAFNAGLASTLEALEQSLSATIDIIPVDLFGLTNEIIGSPAEFGFTNVTDPLLNQGLLDDPGYFWWDQQHPTTTVHALLADVFQTSLLEAGYLQPSNGAMPALAADDLALSGAVAQSETLGISDWESSWAATSLSALQPAPAVI encoded by the coding sequence ATGGCATCGCTTTTACCGTCTTTTTTGAATCCGTTTCTTACTAGTCTCAATCCCCTTGATATTTTTGGCAGCACCGTTTTAGTCAGTGGCTTTGGCGATGACGTGCTCAATGGCGGCACGGAAGACGAAATTTTAGTAGGCCTCTGGGGCAACAAACAGCTGTTTGGGGCCGAAGGAAATGACTGGCTTTTGGGTGGCCTGGGCAATGATGCTCTCGATGGGGGTTTGGGCAATAACCAGCTCTTTACCGGGCCGGGGCAGGATACCGTGGTGCTCAAAAACGATGGCCGGGTCGATACCGTGGTGGATTTTGCTCCTGGAAGCGATCGCTTTTTGCTGCCAGGGGGCTTGAGTTTTGGGCAGATTGCGATCGCCCAGCAGGGGGCAAACACCACCCTGCGCTACTTGAATCAGCCAGAGCCCAGCGTCATTCTCCTGAATGTGGAAGCGACCAGCCTTACTGCCGAGAATTTTCAAGCCCAGGCGCTGGTGCCCAGCTTTGATGGTCTGACGATCTTTGGCGACAGTCTGTCAGACCCTGGCAACCTGTTTGGGCTGACGGGCTTTTTCCCGCCCTTTCCCTATTCTGAAGGCCGATTTGCGAATGGCGATCTTTGGGTTGATTACCTGGCTAGCGATATCGGACTAGAGCCTGCCGAGGTGGAAAACTTTGCCGTGGGGGGAGCCACCACGGGCCGAGACAACGGCCTCGACCCCCTAATTACCTCGCTCACGGGCACAGAGACTAACCTACCGGGCTTGCTCGACGAAATCGACAGCTATCTGGGCGGCATCGGGGAAGGCGCGGCTGACCCTGACAGTCTTTATGTAGTGTGGGCCGGGGCCAACGATTTGTTTAATTTGCCTAGCGACCCCAATGCAATTCCAGCCTTTTTGGCCAACTCGTTGCAGAACATTGCCACGGCGATTGGCAGCCTAGCGGCGCGGGGGGCCGATACATTTTTAGTGCCTAACCTGCCCAACCTAGGCCTGACGCCCCGCGCCCTGGGTGATGGCACCAGTGCCCAGGCCACGGCGCTCAGCCAGGCGTTTAATGCTGGCTTGGCCAGTACGCTAGAGGCGCTGGAGCAAAGTCTGTCCGCTACGATCGACATTATTCCGGTCGACCTGTTTGGGCTGACCAATGAAATTATTGGGTCTCCAGCGGAGTTCGGTTTTACCAATGTCACTGACCCGCTGCTGAACCAAGGGCTACTTGACGACCCCGGCTACTTCTGGTGGGATCAGCAGCACCCGACTACCACTGTGCACGCGCTGCTGGCAGATGTGTTTCAGACTAGCCTCCTAGAGGCAGGGTACTTGCAGCCCAGTAATGGTGCGATGCCAGCGCTGGCTGCCGATGATTTGGCGCTGTCTGGAGCGGTTGCCCAAAGTGAAACTCTGGGAATCTCCGATTGGGAAAGTAGCTGGGCTGCGACCTCCCTCAGTGCTCTTCAGCCTGCTCCTGCAGTGATTTGA
- the groL gene encoding chaperonin GroEL (60 kDa chaperone family; promotes refolding of misfolded polypeptides especially under stressful conditions; forms two stacked rings of heptamers to form a barrel-shaped 14mer; ends can be capped by GroES; misfolded proteins enter the barrel where they are refolded when GroES binds) — translation MAKRIVYNENARRALERGMDILTEAVAVTLGPKGRNVVLEKKFGAPQIVNDGVTIAKEIELEDNIENTGVALIRQAASKTNDAAGDGTTTATVLAHAMVKEGMRNVAAGANAISLKRGIDKATAFLVEKIAEHARPVGDSKSIAQVGSISAGNDEEVGAMIAEAMEKVGREGVISLEEGKSMTTELEVTEGMRFDKGYVSPYFVTDTERMEAVLDEPYILITDKKIALVQDLVPVLEQVARSGRPLIIIAEDIEKEALATLVVNRLRGVLNVAAVKAPGFGDRRKAMLEDIAVLTGGQVISEDTGLKLDNTKLDMLGQARRLTITKDTTTIVAEGNEQDVKARCEQIRRQIDETESTYDKEKLQERLAKLSGGVAVIKVGAATETEMKDRKLRLEDAINATKAAVEEGIVPGGGTTLAHLVPDLTTWLEANLTAEEHTGAAIVARALAAPLMRIAQNAGQNGAVIAERVKEKDFNVGYNAANGEFVDMFDAGIVDPAKVTRSALQNAASIAGMVLTTECIVVDLPEPKEGAPAGAGMGGDFDY, via the coding sequence ATGGCTAAGCGCATTGTCTACAACGAAAACGCCCGTCGCGCCCTCGAAAGAGGTATGGACATTCTGACTGAGGCCGTGGCCGTCACCCTCGGTCCCAAAGGCCGCAACGTGGTGCTCGAGAAGAAGTTTGGCGCTCCTCAGATTGTTAATGACGGCGTCACCATCGCCAAAGAAATTGAACTCGAAGACAACATCGAGAACACCGGCGTAGCCCTGATTCGTCAGGCCGCTTCCAAAACCAACGACGCTGCTGGTGACGGCACCACCACCGCTACTGTCCTGGCCCACGCCATGGTTAAAGAAGGGATGCGCAACGTCGCCGCTGGCGCCAACGCCATCTCCCTCAAGCGTGGCATCGACAAAGCCACTGCCTTCCTGGTTGAGAAAATTGCTGAGCACGCCCGTCCCGTCGGCGACTCTAAGTCCATTGCTCAGGTGGGTTCCATCTCCGCCGGTAACGACGAAGAAGTGGGCGCCATGATCGCTGAAGCCATGGAGAAAGTGGGCCGCGAAGGCGTCATCTCACTAGAAGAAGGCAAGTCGATGACCACCGAACTGGAGGTCACCGAAGGGATGCGCTTTGACAAGGGCTATGTCTCCCCCTACTTCGTCACCGACACCGAGCGCATGGAAGCGGTGCTGGATGAACCCTACATCCTGATCACCGACAAGAAAATTGCTCTGGTGCAGGATCTAGTGCCCGTGCTGGAGCAAGTCGCTCGTTCCGGTCGTCCCCTGATCATCATTGCCGAAGACATCGAGAAAGAGGCTCTGGCTACCCTGGTAGTCAACCGTCTGCGCGGTGTGCTGAATGTGGCCGCTGTGAAAGCGCCTGGGTTTGGCGATCGCCGCAAAGCAATGCTCGAAGACATCGCTGTGCTTACTGGCGGTCAGGTGATCTCTGAAGACACCGGCCTCAAGCTCGACAACACCAAGCTTGACATGCTGGGTCAGGCCCGTCGCCTCACTATTACCAAAGACACCACCACCATCGTCGCCGAAGGCAACGAGCAGGATGTCAAGGCCCGCTGTGAGCAGATTCGTCGCCAGATCGACGAAACCGAGTCGACCTATGACAAAGAGAAGCTGCAAGAGCGCCTGGCTAAGCTCTCCGGCGGTGTCGCCGTCATCAAAGTCGGTGCCGCCACCGAAACCGAGATGAAGGACCGCAAGCTGCGCCTTGAAGACGCCATCAACGCCACCAAGGCAGCTGTTGAAGAAGGCATCGTCCCCGGTGGCGGTACCACTCTGGCCCACCTGGTGCCCGACCTCACCACCTGGCTCGAAGCCAACCTCACCGCTGAAGAGCACACTGGGGCTGCGATCGTGGCCCGTGCCCTGGCCGCTCCTCTGATGCGCATTGCCCAGAACGCTGGCCAAAACGGTGCCGTAATCGCCGAGCGCGTCAAAGAGAAGGACTTCAACGTCGGCTACAACGCCGCCAACGGTGAGTTCGTCGACATGTTTGACGCCGGTATCGTTGACCCCGCGAAGGTGACCCGCTCTGCTCTGCAGAACGCGGCCTCCATCGCCGGTATGGTGCTGACCACCGAGTGCATCGTGGTCGATCTGCCCGAACCCAAAGAAGGTGCCCCCGCAGGCGCTGGCATGGGCGGCGACTTCGACTACTAA
- a CDS encoding putative bifunctional diguanylate cyclase/phosphodiesterase translates to METAANGAIAAAYFIIPLTLLPVLLKAKRDIWLNLLLLILFIFSCGIGHTLSAMNLHNVFWHWVTAGVSWAAVLTLLTSQTRLRYLGETFHLLEATWEQALTGKLLCQRTGDDLTMLKLNPAARAITKDLLKPGDRLCEKMPTHREQVYPYQVSLIDLYLAALESGEPKRLEYQYKGEISGWYMTLVTPLSPDLLYMTFTEVSGVIHDPLTGLYNRRVLEMELEAWEVCLFIDLDRFKLINDQRGHYLGDELLKAVATVLQDHAQTYNGIAVRNGGDEFLLLLPDSNPVPPEPCPMPVAIATSVLEAILAIEVEGASVGASIGVASGTIDAFEEDTSINRLLQAAETALREAKRNRRSNLPQHRIQMWNSDLARRRLRQITLEAYLEQRSSEAEFWLAYQPICNMTTGAIVGAEALIRWDSARLGRVSPSEFIPVAEATGLVHRISDWVLCHALEQLAQWQEIAPQFTLSVNISPLELEDDDFLDRIMQRVSGAGIASNHFGIEITERGIYNNLDRYLQSLQGLRDMSLRLKVDDFGMGQSGLAQLLQFRFDEVKVDRYFIPTNAQNLEKVAICRAIANLSEGINFSLVAEGIEQASQRDLMLSLNYAYGQGYLFSRPMTALNLTTLLREGTCLAAL, encoded by the coding sequence ATGGAGACTGCTGCCAATGGCGCGATCGCGGCGGCGTATTTCATTATTCCCCTGACTTTATTGCCGGTGCTGCTAAAGGCCAAGCGCGACATTTGGCTCAATCTGCTGCTGCTGATCCTGTTCATCTTTAGCTGCGGCATCGGCCACACCCTCAGCGCCATGAACCTCCACAACGTCTTCTGGCATTGGGTAACGGCGGGGGTATCTTGGGCGGCGGTCTTAACTTTGCTCACCAGCCAGACCCGGCTGCGCTATCTGGGGGAAACCTTTCACCTGCTAGAGGCCACCTGGGAACAGGCGCTCACCGGCAAGCTGCTCTGCCAGCGTACCGGCGACGACCTGACCATGCTCAAGCTCAACCCCGCCGCCAGGGCGATCACCAAAGATCTGCTCAAGCCGGGCGATCGCCTCTGCGAAAAAATGCCTACCCACCGCGAGCAGGTCTACCCCTATCAAGTTTCGCTAATTGACCTGTATCTGGCGGCCCTGGAGTCGGGTGAGCCCAAGCGGCTTGAATATCAGTACAAGGGCGAAATTTCTGGCTGGTACATGACCCTGGTTACCCCGCTCTCCCCAGACCTGCTCTACATGACCTTTACGGAGGTGAGCGGTGTGATCCACGATCCGCTGACCGGTCTTTACAACCGTCGCGTGCTGGAGATGGAGCTAGAGGCTTGGGAGGTGTGCCTCTTTATCGATCTCGATCGCTTTAAGCTGATCAACGATCAGCGGGGTCACTACCTGGGCGATGAGCTGCTTAAGGCCGTGGCAACGGTGCTGCAAGACCATGCCCAGACCTACAACGGCATTGCGGTGCGCAACGGTGGCGATGAATTTTTGCTGCTGCTACCCGATTCCAATCCGGTTCCACCTGAGCCCTGCCCAATGCCGGTGGCCATTGCCACCAGCGTGCTCGAAGCGATTTTAGCGATCGAAGTCGAAGGGGCCAGCGTCGGGGCTTCCATCGGCGTGGCCAGCGGCACCATCGACGCCTTTGAGGAAGATACCTCGATTAACCGACTGCTCCAGGCCGCCGAAACCGCGTTGCGAGAGGCCAAGCGCAATCGCCGCTCTAACCTACCTCAGCACCGCATTCAGATGTGGAACAGCGACCTGGCCCGGCGAAGACTGCGCCAGATCACCCTCGAAGCCTACCTAGAGCAGCGCAGCAGCGAAGCCGAGTTTTGGCTTGCCTACCAGCCCATCTGCAACATGACCACCGGCGCCATTGTCGGGGCCGAAGCTCTCATCCGGTGGGATTCAGCTCGTCTGGGTAGAGTTTCACCTTCAGAGTTTATCCCTGTGGCCGAAGCGACTGGGCTAGTGCACCGCATTAGCGACTGGGTGCTCTGCCATGCGCTAGAGCAACTGGCCCAGTGGCAGGAAATTGCCCCCCAGTTTACGCTCTCCGTCAACATCAGCCCCCTGGAGCTTGAGGACGACGACTTTTTGGACCGCATCATGCAGCGGGTATCAGGAGCGGGCATTGCTAGCAACCACTTTGGCATCGAAATCACCGAGCGCGGCATCTACAACAACCTCGATCGCTACCTGCAAAGCCTGCAAGGGCTGCGGGATATGTCGCTGCGGCTCAAGGTCGATGATTTTGGTATGGGGCAGTCGGGCCTGGCCCAGCTGTTGCAGTTTCGCTTTGATGAGGTCAAGGTCGATCGCTATTTCATTCCGACCAATGCTCAAAATCTGGAGAAAGTGGCGATCTGCCGGGCGATCGCAAATCTGTCAGAGGGCATCAACTTTAGCTTGGTGGCTGAGGGCATTGAGCAGGCCAGCCAGCGCGACCTCATGCTGTCACTGAACTATGCCTACGGCCAGGGCTATCTATTCTCCCGACCCATGACCGCCCTAAACTTGACGACCCTGCTGCGGGAAGGAACCTGTTTGGCCGCACTGTGA